The following are encoded together in the Arthrobacter sp. Y-9 genome:
- the upp gene encoding uracil phosphoribosyltransferase, translated as MRTIVVDHPLVAHKLTVLRDKTTPSPVFRQLTEELVTLLAYEATREVRTQPVTIETPVATTIGTAFTKPTPLVVPILRAGLGMLEGMTKLVPTAEVGFLGMARDEHTLDIITYAERLPEDLTGRQVFVLDPMLATGGTLREAIKFLFRRGADEVTCICLLAAPEGLAKLEEELSDANVTVVLASIDERLDEKAYIVPGLGDAGDRLYGVASVLEA; from the coding sequence ATGCGCACCATCGTTGTGGACCACCCGCTCGTCGCCCATAAGCTCACCGTGCTGCGGGACAAGACGACGCCTTCGCCCGTCTTCCGTCAGCTGACCGAAGAGCTCGTCACCCTTCTCGCCTACGAGGCCACTCGCGAGGTGCGTACCCAGCCCGTCACCATCGAGACCCCGGTGGCCACCACGATCGGCACGGCTTTCACCAAGCCGACGCCCCTGGTGGTCCCGATCCTCCGCGCCGGTCTCGGCATGCTCGAGGGCATGACCAAGCTGGTCCCCACGGCCGAGGTCGGCTTCCTGGGCATGGCCCGTGACGAGCACACCCTGGACATCATCACCTACGCCGAGCGCCTTCCGGAGGACCTCACGGGCCGCCAGGTCTTCGTCCTGGACCCCATGCTGGCCACCGGTGGCACGCTGCGCGAGGCCATCAAGTTCCTCTTCCGCCGCGGCGCCGACGAGGTCACCTGCATCTGCCTGCTGGCTGCGCCCGAGGGTCTGGCGAAGCTCGAGGAGGAGCTCTCCGACGCGAACGTCACCGTGGTCCTCGCCTCGATCGACGAGCGCCTCGATGAGAAGGCGTACATCGTCCCCGGCCTCGGCGACGCCGGCGACCGCCTCTACGGCGTCGCGAGCGTCCTGGAGGCCTGA
- a CDS encoding HAMP domain-containing sensor histidine kinase, with the protein MTAHPAPEGAAPPPPPTGPPSTPPTGGSPSGAGARWRRLKSWPLRTKLVLVTMALLTVIAAVLGSVVYATMDRVLTNDVDSQLRLANHRAAATLGGPGGPGGSPEFRGQALGTITAVATSDGAQGAAVILRDDGQFAPLPTGDLRKIAVLSATPEAYRPGAAPVTTRLSVGEYRMLASTTPNGAVVVTGLPLAGKNDALGALVLTTLLVSAGALVICAVVGTWLIRRTLRPLAQLSEVAGQVAESRLDVGEVALGVRVPESATDPDTEVGSVGHAFNRMLDNVSGALAVRHASEMKARQFVADASHELRTPLTAIRGYSEMLGLTESLSDQGRESLARVQSQSVRMNALVEDLLTLARLDEGQAIQGRPVDLVQLAVEEVMEKRAQDSGHDWRLAVPAGTVDAWADPARLRQVLVNLLTNAQKHTPEGTKVEVGVALSADGRPTLTVTDDGPGIPEELQPEVFSRFTQADKARTGGSSGLGLSIVQAIVQAHGGIVTLESRPGRTVFSVELRPAS; encoded by the coding sequence ATGACAGCTCACCCCGCGCCTGAGGGCGCCGCTCCTCCGCCGCCACCGACCGGCCCGCCGTCCACTCCGCCCACGGGCGGCAGCCCTTCCGGCGCCGGTGCCCGCTGGCGCCGCCTGAAGTCCTGGCCGCTGCGCACCAAGCTCGTGCTCGTCACCATGGCGCTGCTGACCGTCATCGCCGCGGTGCTCGGCTCCGTGGTCTACGCGACCATGGACCGGGTCCTGACCAACGACGTCGACTCGCAGCTGCGGCTGGCGAACCACCGTGCGGCGGCGACCCTGGGCGGTCCGGGTGGACCCGGAGGCTCCCCTGAATTCCGGGGTCAGGCCCTCGGGACGATCACAGCCGTGGCCACGAGCGACGGCGCTCAGGGCGCTGCGGTGATCCTCCGCGACGACGGGCAGTTCGCCCCGCTTCCGACGGGTGACCTGCGGAAGATCGCGGTGTTGTCCGCGACCCCCGAGGCCTATCGGCCGGGCGCCGCCCCCGTCACCACACGGCTCAGCGTCGGTGAGTACCGGATGCTGGCCTCCACCACCCCCAACGGGGCCGTGGTGGTCACCGGACTCCCGCTCGCCGGCAAGAACGACGCCCTCGGCGCCCTCGTCCTGACCACCCTCCTGGTGTCGGCGGGCGCCCTGGTGATCTGCGCCGTCGTCGGCACCTGGCTCATCCGCCGGACCCTGCGCCCGCTCGCACAGCTCAGCGAGGTGGCCGGCCAGGTGGCGGAGTCACGGCTCGACGTCGGCGAGGTCGCCCTGGGCGTGCGCGTCCCGGAGAGCGCCACGGACCCCGACACCGAGGTGGGCAGCGTGGGGCATGCGTTCAACCGGATGCTCGACAACGTCTCCGGCGCTCTGGCCGTGCGCCACGCCTCCGAGATGAAGGCCCGGCAGTTCGTGGCGGACGCCTCCCACGAGCTCCGGACCCCGCTGACGGCCATCCGCGGCTACAGCGAGATGCTCGGTCTGACCGAGTCCCTCAGCGATCAGGGCAGAGAATCCCTCGCCCGCGTGCAGAGCCAGTCCGTCCGGATGAACGCGCTCGTGGAGGACCTGCTGACGCTCGCCCGGCTGGACGAGGGCCAGGCGATCCAGGGCCGCCCGGTGGACCTCGTGCAGCTCGCCGTCGAGGAGGTCATGGAGAAACGCGCGCAGGACTCCGGGCACGACTGGCGGCTGGCGGTCCCCGCGGGAACCGTGGACGCGTGGGCCGATCCGGCCCGTCTGCGCCAGGTTCTGGTGAATCTGCTGACCAACGCTCAGAAGCACACGCCGGAAGGCACCAAGGTGGAGGTCGGCGTCGCGCTCTCGGCTGACGGCAGGCCGACGCTCACCGTGACCGACGACGGCCCCGGCATCCCCGAAGAGCTGCAGCCCGAGGTGTTCTCCCGCTTCACCCAGGCGGACAAGGCCCGGACGGGCGGCTCGTCGGGGCTGGGTCTCTCGATCGTGCAGGCGATCGTCCAGGCGCACGGCGGCATCGTGACGCTCGAGTCCCGGCCGGGCCGGACCGTATTCTCCGTGGAGCTGCGCCCGGCGTCCTGA
- a CDS encoding response regulator transcription factor, whose translation MSLPPSLQSLPRLTRPDGSPIRALVLDDEPMLRELVAMGLKLSGWEVQYAEDGPSAVRVAREFQPDVLVLDIMVPVFDGVEALQKIRTFMPEVPALFLTAKDSVENRVEGLAAGGDDYVSKPFSLEELTLRLHRLVQRSGATAKDASELVVGDLVLNIDSREVRRGGEEIQLTATQFDLLQYLMENPRRVLSKNQILDHVWHYDFGGQANIVELYISYLRKKIDVGRPPMIHTVRGVGYVIRPGAE comes from the coding sequence ATGTCGCTGCCACCGTCACTCCAGTCCCTGCCTCGTCTGACCCGCCCGGACGGCTCCCCGATCCGCGCCCTCGTCCTGGATGACGAGCCGATGCTCCGCGAGCTGGTCGCCATGGGACTCAAGCTGAGCGGCTGGGAGGTCCAGTACGCGGAGGACGGCCCGTCCGCGGTGCGGGTGGCGCGCGAGTTCCAGCCGGACGTGCTGGTCCTGGACATCATGGTGCCGGTGTTCGACGGCGTCGAAGCCCTCCAGAAGATCCGCACCTTCATGCCCGAGGTCCCCGCGCTCTTCCTGACCGCCAAGGACAGCGTGGAGAACCGGGTCGAAGGTCTGGCGGCGGGCGGCGACGACTACGTCTCCAAGCCCTTCAGCCTCGAGGAGCTCACCCTGCGCCTGCACCGCCTTGTGCAGCGGTCCGGGGCCACGGCCAAGGACGCGTCCGAACTGGTGGTCGGCGATCTGGTGCTCAACATCGACTCGCGGGAGGTCCGCCGTGGCGGCGAGGAGATCCAGCTGACCGCCACCCAGTTCGACCTTCTGCAGTACCTCATGGAGAACCCGCGCCGTGTGCTGAGCAAGAACCAGATCCTGGACCACGTGTGGCATTACGACTTCGGCGGTCAGGCGAACATCGTGGAGCTTTACATCTCCTACCTGCGCAAGAAGATCGACGTGGGCCGTCCGCCCATGATCCACACGGTCCGGGGCGTGGGGTACGTCATCCGGCCCGGTGCGGAATGA
- a CDS encoding sigma-70 family RNA polymerase sigma factor has protein sequence MIGTLLPKHSDVELLALTRSGDMVAFGTLFAKHRASAYRIAYGLTQDHGAAEDAVNDTFAAVLAAIKSGRGPQGVFLPYLLSSVSRTVWRNSRRKRREVPSEDLDSVGDSPEVTDRVIAAFENDSARRAFESLPERWRMIIWYLDIEDMQPKDVAPALDLSPNAAVVLHRRAKRALRVAYLRELLGNRESEDCQFTIEYVPAYLSGTLTARRKTWFHRHLETCRTCRKAITELLDSGVFRVQDANRPPGWPWKDYMTHLMVWTSVTLIVASQPAHHGLDPTGLLHRINASVISHSAAGNP, from the coding sequence GTGATCGGGACCTTGTTGCCTAAGCACAGTGACGTCGAGCTGCTCGCACTGACCCGTTCCGGGGACATGGTCGCCTTCGGGACCCTGTTCGCCAAGCACCGCGCCTCCGCGTACCGGATCGCCTACGGGCTGACCCAGGACCACGGAGCCGCGGAGGACGCTGTGAACGACACGTTCGCCGCCGTGCTCGCGGCCATCAAATCCGGCCGCGGACCGCAGGGGGTGTTCCTCCCCTATCTCCTGTCGAGTGTTTCGCGGACCGTGTGGAGGAATTCCCGCCGTAAACGCCGCGAAGTCCCTTCTGAGGACCTGGATTCGGTCGGGGATTCGCCTGAAGTCACCGACCGGGTCATCGCCGCTTTTGAGAATGACTCCGCCCGCCGGGCATTTGAGTCGCTTCCCGAACGATGGCGCATGATCATCTGGTATCTCGATATCGAGGATATGCAGCCCAAGGATGTCGCGCCCGCCCTGGACTTGTCCCCTAATGCCGCCGTCGTGCTGCACCGCCGGGCGAAAAGAGCGCTTCGCGTCGCATATCTCAGAGAACTTCTGGGAAATCGTGAATCCGAAGACTGCCAGTTCACTATCGAATATGTTCCGGCATATCTCAGCGGCACACTGACCGCTCGCAGGAAAACCTGGTTCCACCGGCATCTCGAGACGTGCAGGACCTGCCGCAAGGCCATCACGGAACTTCTCGACAGTGGCGTCTTCCGTGTTCAGGATGCGAACCGTCCTCCCGGATGGCCCTGGAAGGACTACATGACGCACCTGATGGTCTGGACCTCGGTGACCCTGATCGTCGCGTCCCAGCCTGCCCATCACGGGCTTGACCCGACCGGGCTTCTCCACCGGATCAATGCTTCCGTGATCAGTCATTCCGCGGCCGGCAATCCATAG
- a CDS encoding winged helix-turn-helix domain-containing protein, giving the protein MSVASGYVHISLRNANKAPAVRPEFANRPAAAPQQYPAGYNGQFAAPAPAQQPGYPQQGYGQLRAVPQPGTPAAEGHPLTAPTPVIARGANGAPARAAAGTPTVARGFVLYVGIDEETAAASGQSIAKLAQEIRAYAQSLVQGAESYAAVAVAPASAPGSALDVVRSTFGDPTVANRQRVEAPRPAAVPDQRPSGVLIDLARREVHLDGDTLNLTFKEFELLNYLVENGTRTVDREELLENLWRNAEEVPNERTIDVHIRRLRSKLGRLANTVRTVRGQGYRFYEHPEVVVWAAPEYSI; this is encoded by the coding sequence ATGTCAGTTGCATCCGGATACGTCCACATCTCCCTGCGGAACGCCAACAAGGCTCCTGCCGTCCGCCCCGAATTCGCCAACCGCCCCGCTGCCGCCCCGCAGCAGTACCCGGCGGGCTACAACGGCCAGTTCGCAGCCCCCGCGCCCGCTCAGCAGCCCGGTTACCCCCAGCAGGGTTACGGCCAGCTCCGCGCCGTCCCGCAGCCGGGCACCCCCGCCGCTGAAGGCCACCCCCTGACCGCTCCGACCCCGGTGATCGCCCGCGGCGCCAACGGAGCTCCGGCCCGTGCCGCCGCCGGCACTCCCACGGTCGCCCGTGGGTTCGTCCTCTACGTGGGCATCGACGAGGAGACGGCAGCCGCTTCCGGACAGTCGATCGCCAAGCTCGCCCAGGAGATCCGCGCCTACGCCCAGTCGCTCGTCCAGGGCGCCGAGAGCTACGCCGCCGTCGCCGTCGCGCCGGCCAGCGCGCCCGGCTCCGCTCTCGACGTCGTGCGCAGCACCTTCGGCGATCCCACGGTCGCCAACCGGCAGCGCGTCGAGGCGCCCCGCCCGGCCGCCGTGCCGGACCAGCGCCCCAGCGGTGTCCTCATCGACCTGGCGCGCCGCGAAGTCCACCTGGACGGCGACACCCTGAACCTCACGTTCAAGGAATTCGAGCTCCTGAACTACCTGGTCGAGAACGGCACCCGCACCGTGGACCGCGAGGAGCTCCTGGAGAACCTGTGGCGCAACGCCGAAGAGGTTCCCAACGAGCGCACCATCGACGTGCACATCCGCCGTCTGCGCTCCAAGCTCGGTCGCCTGGCCAACACGGTCCGCACGGTCCGTGGGCAGGGGTACCGGTTCTACGAGCACCCCGAGGTGGTCGTCTGGGCCGCGCCGGAGTACTCCATCTGA
- a CDS encoding histidine phosphatase family protein — protein MSEHHVKRLIIMRHAKADWPLGVQDHDRPLEPRGHRDAAAAGAWLRDSGNVPDFILCSTAVRTRQTCTWVCEELGEKAPTPKLESGLYSATGRRMLTVINHVPETVTSLMVISHMPGVQDLALLLADRDSDQTAYMDMAEHYPTSGITVLESVKPWAELDGQDARLVSFEVPRA, from the coding sequence ATGAGTGAGCATCATGTGAAGCGCCTGATCATCATGCGCCATGCCAAGGCGGACTGGCCTCTGGGGGTCCAGGATCACGACCGGCCTCTGGAACCCCGTGGACATCGTGATGCGGCGGCGGCCGGTGCCTGGCTGCGGGACTCGGGGAACGTCCCGGACTTCATCCTGTGCTCCACCGCGGTGCGGACCCGCCAGACCTGCACCTGGGTGTGCGAAGAGCTGGGGGAGAAGGCGCCGACGCCCAAGCTCGAATCGGGGCTCTACTCGGCGACCGGTCGGCGGATGCTCACGGTCATCAATCACGTGCCCGAGACCGTGACGAGCCTGATGGTCATCAGCCACATGCCGGGCGTGCAGGATCTCGCGCTGCTCCTGGCGGACCGGGATTCGGATCAGACCGCCTATATGGACATGGCGGAGCATTACCCCACCAGCGGGATCACCGTGCTTGAGAGCGTGAAACCCTGGGCGGAGCTGGACGGTCAGGATGCGCGCCTGGTGTCCTTCGAGGTGCCGCGGGCCTGA
- a CDS encoding TetR/AcrR family transcriptional regulator, which translates to MRPAEPAAHPRLPSAGGDAGEPGQAPAVGDDDGAGRRRRPQRTSASRQKIFDASMQLIGERGAAEVTVDEIAAEAGVSKGTVYYNFGSKSELIAQLLRHGVDILLARFAAVPAVEDPVAAMESVVSEAIAFLDDYPSFGQLWMNENWKAENEWRDLMRELRSELLDVISQALDRIGQRYAVNQDVSRSGLEAAIFGACFIVGLDRKSFHPGRSQEASVEAIMTFVKGYLAR; encoded by the coding sequence ATGAGACCCGCCGAGCCGGCCGCGCACCCGAGGCTGCCGTCGGCGGGCGGCGACGCCGGCGAACCCGGCCAGGCGCCTGCCGTGGGCGACGACGACGGCGCGGGCCGCCGTCGTCGTCCCCAGCGGACGTCGGCCTCACGGCAGAAGATCTTCGACGCGTCCATGCAGCTGATCGGCGAGCGGGGAGCCGCCGAAGTGACGGTGGACGAGATCGCGGCCGAGGCCGGGGTCTCCAAGGGCACCGTGTACTACAACTTCGGCAGCAAGTCCGAGCTGATCGCGCAGCTGCTCCGGCACGGCGTGGACATCCTCCTGGCCCGCTTCGCGGCGGTGCCCGCGGTCGAGGATCCCGTGGCCGCGATGGAGTCCGTGGTGTCCGAGGCGATCGCGTTCCTGGACGACTACCCGTCCTTCGGGCAGCTGTGGATGAACGAGAACTGGAAGGCCGAGAACGAGTGGCGTGACCTGATGCGGGAACTCCGCTCGGAACTGCTCGACGTGATCTCCCAAGCCCTGGACCGGATCGGCCAGCGCTACGCGGTGAACCAGGACGTCTCCCGGAGCGGCCTGGAGGCGGCGATCTTCGGGGCGTGCTTCATCGTGGGCCTCGACCGCAAGAGCTTCCATCCGGGTCGTTCCCAGGAAGCCAGCGTGGAGGCCATCATGACCTTCGTGAAGGGCTACCTGGCGCGCTGA
- a CDS encoding YhgE/Pip domain-containing protein — protein MTVLRLARSELKRMTSGVLPKLTIVALSLVPLLYGAIYLYANWDPYNNLSGIKAALVVEDTGATPSKPDGTKGEELKAGAKVADSLVDAHLFDWQRVPTSQEADEGVRTGKYAFALKIPKDFSKNLVSPSTFDSAHQAMLNVTTNDANNYLLSTIVDKLTTAVHASVAQEVGEQTADQLLSGFGVIHQNMVKAADGAKTLSNGLAQLQTGTADLHKGTTDLSSGASQLVDGQGQLVAGANKLSDGANKLSSGLSQLSQGAAPLPSSTKQLADGAAQVAAGNAQLNAKVQGAVKDLQTVETQADADVKTTVNKLVKDQVITQEQADKILADLKAVQGSSPVQDAKAKINGAAADIQKLSDGAGAVAAGAKKLSDSAPTLVNGINQANSGAYQLADGAKTLAAGEQSAYQGATKLNSGATQLNAGAAKLQDGAKTAASGGKELATKLAEGSGQIPNPNATQRESVSKVMSDPVAVDKLAQTKATTYGAGLAPFFLSLSLWIGAFMLVQAMRPLTQRALASNAPSWKIGIAGWLPFFVVSAVQTALLWAVVTLGLKLESANPALTFIFLLFAAMAFTALIQGICALLGTPGKFVVLILLVLQLVSSGGTFPWQTTPEPFHVVHDILPLGYVVTGMRHLIYGGDLSMVAPIMLGLVGYAALGMAMSTLAVHKHKLWTLKSFKPEISV, from the coding sequence GTGACCGTTCTACGCCTGGCCCGCTCCGAGCTCAAGCGCATGACCAGTGGCGTGCTGCCCAAGCTCACCATCGTCGCCCTGTCCCTGGTCCCCCTGCTGTACGGGGCCATCTACCTCTACGCGAACTGGGACCCTTACAACAACCTGAGCGGCATCAAGGCCGCCCTGGTGGTCGAGGACACCGGCGCCACCCCGTCCAAGCCCGACGGCACCAAGGGCGAGGAACTGAAGGCCGGCGCCAAGGTGGCCGACTCCCTCGTGGACGCACACCTCTTCGACTGGCAGCGCGTGCCCACCTCGCAGGAGGCCGATGAGGGCGTGCGGACGGGCAAGTACGCCTTCGCCCTGAAGATCCCGAAGGACTTCTCCAAGAACCTCGTGTCCCCGTCGACGTTCGACTCGGCGCACCAGGCCATGCTCAACGTCACCACCAACGACGCCAACAACTACCTCCTCAGCACGATCGTGGACAAGCTCACCACCGCCGTGCACGCGAGCGTCGCCCAGGAGGTCGGCGAGCAGACGGCCGATCAGCTCCTGTCGGGCTTCGGCGTCATCCACCAGAACATGGTGAAGGCCGCGGACGGCGCCAAGACGCTGTCCAACGGCCTCGCCCAGCTGCAGACCGGCACCGCCGATCTGCACAAGGGCACCACGGACCTCAGCTCCGGCGCCAGCCAGCTGGTGGACGGTCAGGGCCAGCTCGTGGCCGGTGCGAACAAGCTCTCCGACGGCGCGAACAAGCTCAGCAGCGGGCTGTCCCAGCTCAGCCAGGGCGCCGCGCCCCTGCCGTCCAGCACCAAGCAGCTCGCCGACGGCGCAGCCCAGGTGGCCGCCGGCAACGCACAGCTCAACGCCAAGGTTCAGGGTGCCGTGAAGGACCTCCAGACCGTGGAGACCCAGGCCGACGCCGACGTGAAGACCACGGTCAACAAGCTCGTCAAGGACCAGGTCATCACGCAGGAGCAGGCGGACAAGATCCTCGCCGATCTCAAGGCCGTCCAGGGATCGAGCCCGGTCCAGGACGCCAAGGCGAAGATCAACGGCGCCGCCGCTGACATCCAGAAGCTCTCCGATGGCGCCGGGGCCGTGGCCGCAGGCGCCAAGAAGCTCTCCGACTCCGCGCCCACCCTGGTCAACGGCATCAATCAGGCCAACTCGGGCGCGTACCAGCTGGCGGACGGCGCGAAGACCCTCGCAGCCGGCGAGCAGAGCGCCTACCAGGGCGCCACCAAGCTCAACTCGGGCGCCACGCAGCTCAACGCCGGCGCGGCCAAACTGCAGGACGGCGCCAAGACCGCCGCGAGCGGCGGCAAGGAACTGGCCACCAAACTCGCGGAGGGCTCGGGCCAGATCCCCAACCCGAACGCGACCCAGCGGGAGAGCGTCTCCAAGGTGATGTCCGATCCGGTGGCCGTCGACAAGCTCGCGCAGACCAAGGCGACCACCTACGGCGCCGGCCTGGCCCCGTTCTTCCTCAGCCTCTCGCTGTGGATCGGCGCCTTCATGCTGGTGCAGGCCATGCGCCCGCTCACCCAGCGGGCCCTGGCGTCCAATGCGCCGTCCTGGAAGATCGGCATCGCCGGCTGGCTGCCCTTCTTCGTGGTGTCCGCCGTGCAGACCGCCCTGCTGTGGGCCGTGGTCACGCTGGGCCTGAAACTCGAATCGGCCAACCCGGCGCTAACGTTCATCTTCCTGCTGTTCGCGGCGATGGCGTTCACGGCGCTCATCCAGGGCATCTGCGCACTGCTGGGCACACCGGGCAAATTCGTGGTGCTCATCCTGCTGGTGCTCCAGCTGGTCTCCTCGGGCGGCACGTTCCCGTGGCAGACCACCCCGGAGCCGTTCCACGTGGTCCACGACATCCTGCCGCTCGGCTACGTCGTGACCGGCATGCGCCACCTGATCTACGGCGGCGACCTGTCCATGGTGGCCCCCATCATGCTGGGCCTCGTGGGCTACGCGGCGCTCGGCATGGCGATGTCCACGCTCGCCGTGCACAAGCACAAGCTCTGGACCCTGAAGAGCTTCAAGCCGGAGATCTCGGTATGA
- a CDS encoding ABC transporter ATP-binding protein, whose translation MLDARALQVNGRRTDLLPATSLRVSPGELLLVRGENQDDRTALALTLTGRMKPSSGHLSWDGSTRLKTIRKASALVDAPGINEPEQHLSVCDLVTEDLALIPRRYRGALLAKPWLKLNSFEDVEKLWVDELPAERRVSLLTQLALADPAVDLLVLDSPDRHSADPAVWLERCEQLAYDAGRPLAVVAVVATLPDGWEGPSAVIGNSVPHAELPPGAEEDAEEAVAAEAAHVSDAASGETPPAEKNSSEKNSADENVEEAK comes from the coding sequence ATGCTCGACGCCCGTGCGCTCCAGGTGAACGGCCGCAGGACCGACCTCCTGCCCGCCACCTCACTGCGTGTCTCCCCCGGCGAACTGCTCCTGGTCCGCGGCGAGAACCAGGATGACCGCACCGCCCTCGCCCTGACCCTCACCGGGCGCATGAAGCCGTCCTCGGGCCACCTCTCCTGGGACGGCAGCACCAGGCTCAAAACCATCCGAAAAGCCTCCGCCCTGGTGGACGCCCCCGGCATCAACGAGCCCGAACAGCACCTTTCGGTCTGCGATCTGGTCACCGAGGACCTCGCGCTGATCCCCCGCCGATACCGTGGCGCCCTGCTGGCCAAGCCCTGGCTCAAGCTCAACTCCTTCGAGGACGTGGAGAAGCTCTGGGTGGACGAACTTCCCGCGGAACGCCGTGTGAGCCTCCTGACCCAGCTGGCCCTCGCGGATCCCGCGGTGGACCTGCTCGTGCTGGACTCCCCCGACCGGCACAGCGCCGACCCCGCCGTCTGGCTGGAGCGCTGCGAGCAGCTGGCGTACGACGCCGGGCGGCCGCTCGCCGTCGTCGCGGTCGTCGCGACCCTGCCGGACGGCTGGGAGGGCCCCAGCGCAGTGATCGGCAACTCCGTTCCGCACGCGGAGCTGCCGCCGGGAGCCGAAGAGGACGCAGAGGAGGCGGTGGCCGCCGAGGCAGCGCACGTCAGCGATGCCGCCTCGGGTGAGACGCCGCCTGCGGAAAAGAACAGTTCGGAAAAGAACAGTGCGGATGAGAACGTGGAGGAAGCGAAGTGA
- a CDS encoding aldehyde dehydrogenase family protein — protein MSTFDSLNPATGAVVATFPVDDDGAVAAAVDRAREAAAWWGGLGFDGRLRRLQAFKHVVVAGLDELARLMREETGKPVDDSRLEVMAAVEHIDWAARNAQRVLRKRSVRPGVLGANLAASVEYQPLGVVGVIGPWNYPVFTPMGSIAYALAAGNAVVFKPSEYSTAVGSWLVDAFHRAVPELPVLQLVTGLGATGSALCRSGVSKLAFTGSTATGKKVMAACAETLTPVVIEAGGKDAAIIAADADVRAAAQDVAFGAWGNAGQTCIGMERAYVEAPVYDEFVAELRRIAGSVTAGPGDADRIGPLTMPSQPGTVLRHIKAALADGGHAATGGEESVAPPFVKPVILLDVPEDSEAVREETFGPTLTVTRVGSVDEAVEKSNAGVYGLGSAVYSRDLGKAEAIARRVRAGMTSINSVMSFALVPALPFGGTGDSGFGRIHGADGLREFARPHSVARQRFPLPVPVLSFRRETWQVRLMGRLVKVVHGRRR, from the coding sequence ATGAGCACGTTCGATTCCCTCAACCCCGCCACTGGCGCCGTCGTGGCCACCTTCCCCGTGGACGACGACGGCGCGGTGGCGGCCGCCGTCGACCGCGCGCGGGAAGCGGCGGCCTGGTGGGGCGGGCTGGGCTTCGACGGCCGGCTCCGCCGTCTGCAGGCGTTCAAGCATGTCGTGGTAGCGGGGCTGGACGAGCTCGCGCGGCTCATGCGGGAGGAGACCGGGAAGCCGGTGGATGATTCCCGGCTGGAGGTGATGGCCGCCGTCGAGCACATCGACTGGGCGGCGAGGAATGCCCAGCGGGTGCTCCGGAAGCGCTCGGTGCGGCCCGGGGTCCTGGGCGCGAACCTGGCGGCGAGCGTCGAATACCAGCCGCTGGGCGTGGTGGGTGTGATCGGCCCGTGGAACTATCCGGTGTTCACGCCGATGGGGTCGATCGCCTATGCCCTCGCCGCGGGCAACGCCGTGGTGTTCAAGCCCAGTGAATACAGCACCGCGGTGGGCTCGTGGCTGGTCGACGCCTTCCACCGTGCCGTGCCGGAGCTGCCGGTCCTTCAGCTCGTGACGGGACTCGGCGCCACGGGTTCGGCACTCTGCCGGTCCGGAGTCTCCAAGCTCGCCTTCACCGGGTCCACCGCCACGGGCAAGAAGGTCATGGCGGCCTGCGCGGAGACCCTCACCCCCGTGGTCATCGAGGCGGGCGGCAAGGACGCCGCGATCATCGCCGCCGACGCCGACGTCCGCGCCGCGGCCCAGGACGTGGCCTTCGGCGCGTGGGGCAACGCCGGGCAGACCTGCATCGGCATGGAGCGCGCCTATGTGGAGGCCCCCGTGTACGACGAGTTCGTCGCGGAACTCCGACGGATCGCGGGCAGCGTGACAGCGGGTCCCGGCGACGCGGACCGCATTGGGCCGCTGACGATGCCCAGTCAGCCCGGCACCGTGCTGCGGCACATCAAGGCCGCCCTCGCGGACGGTGGGCACGCCGCGACCGGCGGGGAGGAATCCGTGGCGCCGCCGTTCGTGAAACCGGTCATCCTGCTGGACGTCCCGGAGGACAGCGAGGCCGTGCGGGAAGAGACGTTCGGCCCCACGCTCACGGTGACCCGGGTCGGGTCCGTCGACGAGGCCGTGGAGAAGAGCAACGCGGGCGTCTACGGGCTCGGCAGCGCGGTCTACAGCAGGGACCTCGGGAAGGCCGAGGCGATCGCGCGCCGGGTGCGGGCCGGCATGACGTCCATCAACAGCGTCATGTCCTTCGCCCTCGTCCCCGCCCTGCCGTTCGGCGGGACCGGCGATTCCGGGTTCGGCCGGATTCACGGGGCCGACGGGCTGCGCGAGTTCGCCCGTCCGCACAGCGTGGCCCGGCAGCGTTTCCCGCTCCCGGTGCCGGTGCTCTCCTTCCGTCGCGAGACCTGGCAGGTCCGCCTCATGGGGCGTCTGGTGAAGGTGGTGCACGGCCGCCGTCGTTGA